AAAACTACTTCCCGGCTGCTTTTTATCAATTGGTATTGTTCTTCAAAAACTGTCATGTTTGAATATAAATATCATAACGCAAATTTTAAAAGGGATTTATGTAAATTACTGCATCAATTTATGCTCTATGAATCTTCAATCATCTCCCGATCCTTCCCGAATCATGCAAGTTGGCATGGGTTTTTGGGCCTCTAAGGTTTTATTATCTGCAACCTGGTTTGATTTATTTACCAATTTGGCCTCCGGTAAATTATCCGCGGGTCAGATAAAAGAGAAACTGGATTTGAAAACTACCGATCGACATATTTATGATTGGTTAGATGCACTGGTTTCTTTAGGGTTTTTGCAACGAGAAGGTATTTATGACAACGCCTTTTATAGCAATGCGCCGGATACCGACTTATTTCTTGATAAAAACAAGCCGTCTTACATAGGCGGAATTTTGCAGATGAGCAATAACCGCATTTATAACATTTGGAGCAACCTAGAAAACGGATTGAAAACAGGGAAGCCACAGAATGAGGCGGGCTCTGGTAACATGGAGCTTTTTCATGTTTTATACGAAGATCCTCAAAAGTTGCAGGAATTTATGGATGCCATGAGTGGGATCCAGAGTGGAAACTTCATGGCATTAACCAATAAATTTAATTTTGACAACTATAGAACCCTTGCGGATATAGGCGGTGCTGATGCATGGTTGAGTATTCAAGTGTGTTTAAAGCACCCGAACATACAATGTGTCAACTTTGACCTTGCTCCGGTTGGGCCATTGGCTACGGCTAAAATTGCTCGGTTTAATTTACAAGATCGTATAAAGCATCAAACGGGTGACTTTATGAATGATGGAATACCAAGTGCTGAAGTCATAACTATGGGCAATATTTTACATGGATTAGACGAAGAGTTAAAACAGAAGTTGATAAACAAAATTTATGATAAACTACCGTCTAATGGCGTGTTCATTGCCATAGAAAATATAATTGACAATGATAGACGGCAGAATGCTTTTGGACTAATGATGAGTTTGAATATGCTGCTTGAAAATGGCGATGGCTTTGACTATACTTTTGACGATTTTCAAAGATGGACCAACCAGGCAGGTTTTAAAAAAGTGGAGATAATGCCATTGACAGGTCCTTGTAGTGCAGCAATTGCATATAAGTAAAAACTTACACAGAGAATGGATGAACCTACTCATCCATTCTCACAATTTTTGGATAAAATAATCCTATGGTTTCCACCAAATCGGTTTGCGCTTTCATCACTTCTTTAATGTCTTTATACGCATGTGGGCTTTCATCCAAGCCTCCTCCGATAAGAGTAATTCCTTCATTGGTAAGTATTTTTGATAGCTCTTGGCGAGTAATGCTATTAGCCGCTTGAGTACGAGATAGCTTACGACCTGCTCCATGGGACGCAGATTGAATAGATGCTTCATTTCCTTTACCACGCACAATAAAACCTGGCGCAGTCATAGAACCCGGAATAATACCCAACACATTTTTGCCAGCAGGAGTAGCTCCCTTACGATGCGTAATTACCTCTTTCCCGTTCCAAACTTCTTTCCAGGCAAAGTTGTGATGGTTTTCTAACATCGCCAGCGGTTTTTCGGCCAAGGCTTTTGCCAATTTTTCATGAATACGATGATGACACGCCGACGCATAATCGCCTGCAAGATTCATGGCAATCCAGTACTCCTGCCCTTCCTGAGTGTTTAAATCGAGCCAAGCCAAATGTTTGGCTTCTTTCGGCAACACGCATTTCTCCATAGCCACTTTAGTATAATGGTTGGCAATCGTAGCCCCCAAGCCACGTGAGCCGGAATGAGATAATACGGACAAATACTTACCTATTGGAATATTCAATTCGTTTTGAGGATCAGTAATTTCTACAATACCAAACTCTACAAAGTGATTTCCAGAACCCGAAGAGCCTAATTGCTTTGCTGCCTTCATTTGCAAAGATTTTAATAAAGGGTTCTCATTAAAGGCGTTGTTATTCAGTACTTCGTGATCCTCGGCTTTTGAAAACTCCTTGCCCGCGCCAAATAAAGTATTTCGGTTAAGCAATATTTCAAGCTCCTGTTTACGGATGTCTACCAGTTTATCAGGCATGTCATAGATGGATAGACACATCCGACAGCCAATATCAACCCCAACTCCATATGGAATAACAGCATTCTCAGTAGCAAGCACGCCACCTATTGGCAAACCATAACCTTGGTGCGCGTCAGGCATTAAGGCTCCTGCTACAGTTATAGGTAAACGAGCAGCAATTTCCATTTGATTTATGGCACCTTGTTCTATCTGATCATGTCCATAAGTAGTATAAGGTGTTTTTTCATCTCGCAAATCCTGAATGGAATTATCGCGGAGTAATTTTAGTTTCTCCAACAGCTCAACCGAAACCTCGGTATGCCCGGTTGGCGATTTCTTTAGTTGCTGTTGATGATATTCTACTAGAGCCGCAGCCGTTTTGGCAAAGCGTTGATCTTCTAAATAATCAAATGGGTTTTCAATCACGGGTTTTAATAAGTCCAGTACAACATAGTGTGACACCTTTTTGAAATGCTTTGGCAAATCATTAATTGCAATGCTTATTGCTCTATTCTCTGGAAACCCAATTGTACGTAGGTCTTTTCCTGTTAATCTTAGTTTTGACATTGTATATTTAAGAGAGCTCGTTATTTATTAAACAATATAAGTTAGGTAATGTTGATTTCACCAATCATAAAAGTATGGTTCCCTTTTGATGCAATCTTAATAGAAGTTTAAATCAGCATTATTGATGTCGAAATAGTAGAGGTTTATTCGCCTAATTCAAAGCATAGTGAGGGGATGAGATCTTCCAATTCCAAAAGGGTTAAAATAGTCTGTATTGAATTAGTTTTTTGGTGCCTTATTCTGCAGCTGATTCAAAAGGAATGTTATGTGGTATTTCAGTTGATTGGATATTAACTCAGGCAAAAGAAGGTGAAAGTGTAAGGAATGCAATTATTAAAGAGCTTGCATCGACTAGAGCATACAACGCATGGGCAAGTACATATAAAGAAAAATATCACAAGGACTTTGAAGTCCGCTTTAAATAAAATCTTGACGAATATTATAAATAATAAAAATGTGGTGTTTTTCAAGCCTTGAGTTTTGTCTATTAATTTTCAAGGGTTTTTATTTTTGAGTAGAATTTTCCTGAACTCCTTATTCAAACTATGCTTTTTCTTAAATTAGAGGTTACGGGTCTATTGAAATGGAATCAGCTCATCTCATATTAATTGTCGGAGTTTTGCTTGTGATGGTTTATGATTTCACCAATGGGTTTCATGATGCATCGGATATGATTGCCACTGCAATTGCCTCCATGTCAATGACTCCTAAGGTGGCAATTGTTTTAGTAACTACATTTACTTTCATCGGACCATTTGCAGGCGGTGTTGCAGTGGCTGACACCATTGGAGAATTTGTTCGCATCAAGGGTGAATCGCAAATAATTGCACAAAGCATAACGATAGCAGGATTGCTTTCCGCCATCTCATTTAATCTCATCACCTGGAAACTTTCACTGCCGAGTTCATCGTCTACTTCGCTTGTAAGCGGATTGGTAGGGGCAGGATTATTTGCACTTAACAGCAATCATATTCGTTGGGGATTTGCAGAATTGCTAAATGGCGAAATTACCGGTTTCATGAAAATCCTTGTCGGTCTATTTTTCTCTCCGCTTGCAGGATTTTTTGTAGGCTTCCTTCTAATCAAACTGATGATAAGATTGATGAGGAGACTAACTATCCAATCAAAGAAATTTTTCATCGCATCGCAATACCTCACTGTGTCGTGGCTTGCATTTAGTCACGGTACAAACGATGCACAAAAAGGAATGGGAGTGCTATCGATGCTATTGCTTGCAAGTGGGGTTTATCCATCATTTCAGGTGCCTGCATGGGTGATTCTGCTTTGTGCATCTTCCATCACAGCAGGAACATTATTTGGAGGGTGGAACATCATCAAAACCGTGGGCTTTGGTATCTACAAAGTAAAACTCGTTCATTCCATTGCCGACCAGGTCGGTTCTGCTTTTGTTATTCTTTTATCATCATTCATTGGCGCCCCTGTTTCAACCACCCAGGTAGTAACCACTACGTTGATGGGAGTGGGTGCTGGTGAAAGGCCGAAACATGTGCGATGGAATACGGCAAAATTAATTGGAGTAGGATGGTTGTTCAATATTCCCTCCTGCATTTTACTGGGTGCTGTTTTTTGTTTTATTTTTATAAAGATATTTTCATAAGCACCATGAAAAGTTTCTTAGAATATATCCTCCCGAAAGAGATTGATTTTTTTGGCAATCTTCATCATCAAAGTGAAATAACTAAGGAAGTGTTGGATACACTTCATAATATTTACGTTGATATGTCAAAAACAAATGAGCAGTTGATTGCAAAAATTCAGGAAGCGAATAAAATGCGTATGAGTCATTTGGTTGAACTTAATTCGGTTATGATTACACCAGTTGACAAAGAAGCGATAAGCCGTATTTATGTTGAGCTTGACTGGATTGTATTAAGTATTAAACATTTGAATATTGAAATTTCAGCACATCATATCTCTAACTTGAAGGAATATGAGAGAATGATTTTGTTGCTTAAAAAACAAATGATTAAGATGAACGATTGCTTTCTGAACTTGAAACAAAAAAAATATGGTGAGCTGCTGAGCATGGTAAATTCAATCATTAGGATGGATGACGAATTGATAAAAGAATATTCTGTGCAGGTATCAGTTCTGCTTCTGAAAGAAAATATCAGAGACATTATACGGCACAAGGAAATTCTTACGCAACTGAAAGAAGTGAGTAAGCGAATTCATGTATGTGCAAACTCAATTGAGGATATCGTATTTAAATTGAACTAAATAAGAGCTGAGCTCATTTAATTTTTAAAATGGAATTGGATGAACAATTTTCAAGGGCTTTTAGTTGAGAAAAACATTCTTTAGTTAATTTAGTTAACCTTTTATTTTAAACATGTCATTCAAAACATTTGGCAAAAAACCTTCGGGGAATCGCCTGTTAAAAATCAATAATTCACCTAATTATAAAGAAGGGGCGTTTAAAAACCTATCGAATACAGCCGTGATGACAGAAAAGGGTTCTATGGTGAAAACAATGATAGAGTTTTTGAACAAGCCAAAAAATACAACGCCGGAGAAGAAGCTTCCATCAATAAGAACAGATTTGAAGAATATAAAATCAGAAAATCCGGTAATTGTGTGGTTTGGCCATTCATCCTATTTTATTAAAGTAGAAGGTAAAGCTATTTTGGTTGATCCCGTTTTTAGCGGAAGTGCGGCTCCTTTTAGTTTAGGCGTAAAGAGCTTTGATGGCAGCGATGTTTATAAGGTGGATGATTTTCCTGAAATTGACATGCTTATATTAACGCATGATCATTATGACCACCTGGATTTTGAGACGGTATTGAAACTAAAACCAAAGGTTAAGCAGATCGTTACATCTTTGGGAGTGGGTTCTCATTTAAACTATTGGGGATTTAAAGAAGAGGCTATACATGAACTTGACTGGTGGGAAACTGCTGAAGTTATTAAAAATTTGATCATTACCGCCGCCCCTGCACGCCATTTCTCCGGACGCGGAATAAAAAGAGCGCAAACGCTATGGTCGTCATTTGTGTTACAAGTCGGCAAATGGAAAATTTACATTGGGGCTGATAGCGGTTATGATACGCATTTTACAGAAATCGGAGAAAAATATGGTCCATTTGATTTGGCTATCCTTGAATCGGGGCAATATAATTTAAAGTGGGCCGCCATACACATGATGCCAGAACAAACTGTTCAGGCTACTATCGATTTAAAAGCTAAAGTATTATTGCCTGTTCATTGGGGTAAATTCACGCTGGCGTTACATGCCTGGGACGAACCCATTGAAAGAGTATTAAAGGAAGCTGAAAAATTGAATGTGAAGGTTGCTACCCCTTTAATTGGCGAACCAATAGTTTTAGAAGAATGCTTACCTGACAAAAAATGGTGGCGATTTTAAAGATGTTTGGATTGATTTTAGTTGGTTAAAACAAGGTTGAATTCAACGCCACAATGTTTAATTAAATGGTAATTGCTTTTGTAATGATTGATAGTAAGAATGTTAATAAATGGATTGTAATGCTTTTTAGTCTTTTTTTGACGGCATGTTCGCCAAAAGTGACAGAAACGGGTAAGGCATCTTATTATGCTGATAACTTTGAAGGAAGAAAAACAGCAAGTGGAGAAAAATATTCTGCAGTAAAGTTTACTGCAGCGCACAAAACTTTGCCTTTTGGAACTAAGATAAAAGTAAAAAATCTAATTAATGGAAAAACAGTTAAGGTGGTAGTTAATGATCGAGGACCATTTGTTGCTGGAAGAATTGTTGATTTATCGGGAGTTGCTGCTAATCAGTTGGGGTTAAAGTCGGCAGGTACTGCCCGCGTGGAAATAAAGTATAAAAAGATCAAAAAATAAATATAAATACAAAGCGGCCTGCAGAAATTTCTGCAAGCTGCTTTTGCTTTATTTTTTATTACATCCGCACTCCCATCGGTATGAGTTGCTAAAATTTACTGTTATCTGAGAACCCGTGCTCGCCGGTTGAAAAATGGATGATTGCGGTTTAAGTGTTGCAAAATACCCTGAAAGCCACTTAATTTCACCAGTTTGCTTGTTGTAATTATAACGGCCGGTTTCGCCATTGTCTAACCAGCGGTAGGTCCCATCGGCTTTTAATTCAAAATTGCCCTTGTATATATTGCTGAATGTTGGTGCGCCAGCCTGAGCATTGTAGTTGCCGTTGTAAACAGTTTGTGTACAGGCATATTTTCCAAAGATCAGTACTCCTCCCCCTGTTTCCTTCGTCTTTGTGAAAGGCTTAATATTTCCAAAGGTCTCTTTATCTCTTTTTGCGCGGTATGCTACATGTTTTTTTTGGGCAATATCCGCATCAGTTCCATATCGGTTTTTTAAATGGGGGTTTAAACTGAAAGCCTTGTTTAAATAAGGCTTGGCTTCATTAGTTTTTCCCTGAGCTATCATCGAAATGGCCAGCAGATAATTACTAAAACCGGTTTGCCCGTCAGCATTTACGGCTAACTCAAATTGAGTTTGCGCACTATGATAATTTCCACCCTCAAAATATTCAATTCCGCCAATAATGTTGTTTCCTGGAGTTAAAAATCGGGTTTCTTCGCCACCGGTAGCCTTTGAATATTTCATGCGTTCAATGTAGGCATCTAAGCCATCTTTAGAATCGTTTTTGGGAGACAAAGTGTCAGCAGGTTTTGGGGCAGTTGCCGGGAATTCTTTGTTGTAACAATCTTTTAAGGAAGGATTTAGATTGAAGGCTTTCTGTAAAAATGCCTGCGCTTTTTGAGTCTTATACGTATCATTTTGCTTGATTAAACTAATGGCGTACATATAAGTAGCGAATGCATTGTCGCTTTGTTTGTTCATTGCATCTTCAAACTTCCAGGAGGCTTCTTCATATTTTTTCAACTCATAATTTTCCCAGCCATACATAAATGATGACCCTGCTGTCATGAATGCAGTTTCTTCTCCTCTAACGGTTTGAGATTTTTTTAGACGATTAACATATTTTGTCAAGTCATCTTGGGCAAGAGCTGATGAATTTGAGAAAATGATTAGTAAAAAGCAAAAAAGTAATCGCGGTGTATTCATATAAGTTTTCACTAGGTTAATAGGTTAATTAGTTAAAAGAAATGTTGTAGTATTTAACATTAGGATTTTCTTTTGTTTGATAGATTTTCCCATTGAGATCATCATGATTCAACTAAGGTTGGGCATCTAAGTGTTTTGCATCTAACTGCTTACTTGCTTTAGCGCCAAGGCTTTTCACTTTTTCAGCAGTAGTTATTAAACTTCCCCGACCAGTTGAAAGCTTATTGACCGCTTTGTCAAAAGCATTACGAGATTGATGTAAGTTCTTATCAATTTGCTCCATATCGCCAATAAAGCCAACAAATTTGTCATACATCTCACCGCTTAATCGTGCGATTTCCATTACGTTCCGGTTTTGCTTTTCCTGTTTCCATACCGAAGCAACCGTTCTAAGCGTTGCCAGTAGCGTACTAGGGCTTACAATCACTACTTTTTTATCCCAGGCATAACCGAATAAATCCTGATCAGTTTGAACAGCCATGCTAAACGAAGATTCTATTGGAACAAACATCAATACAAATTCAGGAGCATTTAGGCCATTGAGTTGATGATAGTTCTTGTTGCTCAAGTCTATAATATGATTTCGAATTGAACCAACATGTGAACGTCCAAACTTTTCACGGTCTTCTTCGTTTTCTGTATTAGTCCATTGCTCATAAGCTAGCAATGAAACTTTTGAGTCAATCACTAAATGTTTGTTTTCGGGAAGATGAACAATGACATCGGGAATATAGCGGTTTCCATCAGCGCCAACTAGGGTCATCTCGTGGGATTGTATGGTATAGTTTTCACCTTTTATTAACCCCGAACGCTCCAGTACTCGTTCCAAAATAAATTCACCCCAATTGCCTTGTTTCTTGGTGTCGGTT
Above is a window of Solitalea lacus DNA encoding:
- a CDS encoding acetylserotonin O-methyltransferase; this encodes MNLQSSPDPSRIMQVGMGFWASKVLLSATWFDLFTNLASGKLSAGQIKEKLDLKTTDRHIYDWLDALVSLGFLQREGIYDNAFYSNAPDTDLFLDKNKPSYIGGILQMSNNRIYNIWSNLENGLKTGKPQNEAGSGNMELFHVLYEDPQKLQEFMDAMSGIQSGNFMALTNKFNFDNYRTLADIGGADAWLSIQVCLKHPNIQCVNFDLAPVGPLATAKIARFNLQDRIKHQTGDFMNDGIPSAEVITMGNILHGLDEELKQKLINKIYDKLPSNGVFIAIENIIDNDRRQNAFGLMMSLNMLLENGDGFDYTFDDFQRWTNQAGFKKVEIMPLTGPCSAAIAYK
- a CDS encoding RtcB family protein; translated protein: MSKLRLTGKDLRTIGFPENRAISIAINDLPKHFKKVSHYVVLDLLKPVIENPFDYLEDQRFAKTAAALVEYHQQQLKKSPTGHTEVSVELLEKLKLLRDNSIQDLRDEKTPYTTYGHDQIEQGAINQMEIAARLPITVAGALMPDAHQGYGLPIGGVLATENAVIPYGVGVDIGCRMCLSIYDMPDKLVDIRKQELEILLNRNTLFGAGKEFSKAEDHEVLNNNAFNENPLLKSLQMKAAKQLGSSGSGNHFVEFGIVEITDPQNELNIPIGKYLSVLSHSGSRGLGATIANHYTKVAMEKCVLPKEAKHLAWLDLNTQEGQEYWIAMNLAGDYASACHHRIHEKLAKALAEKPLAMLENHHNFAWKEVWNGKEVITHRKGATPAGKNVLGIIPGSMTAPGFIVRGKGNEASIQSASHGAGRKLSRTQAANSITRQELSKILTNEGITLIGGGLDESPHAYKDIKEVMKAQTDLVETIGLFYPKIVRMDE
- a CDS encoding inorganic phosphate transporter; this translates as MESAHLILIVGVLLVMVYDFTNGFHDASDMIATAIASMSMTPKVAIVLVTTFTFIGPFAGGVAVADTIGEFVRIKGESQIIAQSITIAGLLSAISFNLITWKLSLPSSSSTSLVSGLVGAGLFALNSNHIRWGFAELLNGEITGFMKILVGLFFSPLAGFFVGFLLIKLMIRLMRRLTIQSKKFFIASQYLTVSWLAFSHGTNDAQKGMGVLSMLLLASGVYPSFQVPAWVILLCASSITAGTLFGGWNIIKTVGFGIYKVKLVHSIADQVGSAFVILLSSFIGAPVSTTQVVTTTLMGVGAGERPKHVRWNTAKLIGVGWLFNIPSCILLGAVFCFIFIKIFS
- a CDS encoding MBL fold metallo-hydrolase, which encodes MSFKTFGKKPSGNRLLKINNSPNYKEGAFKNLSNTAVMTEKGSMVKTMIEFLNKPKNTTPEKKLPSIRTDLKNIKSENPVIVWFGHSSYFIKVEGKAILVDPVFSGSAAPFSLGVKSFDGSDVYKVDDFPEIDMLILTHDHYDHLDFETVLKLKPKVKQIVTSLGVGSHLNYWGFKEEAIHELDWWETAEVIKNLIITAAPARHFSGRGIKRAQTLWSSFVLQVGKWKIYIGADSGYDTHFTEIGEKYGPFDLAILESGQYNLKWAAIHMMPEQTVQATIDLKAKVLLPVHWGKFTLALHAWDEPIERVLKEAEKLNVKVATPLIGEPIVLEECLPDKKWWRF
- a CDS encoding septal ring lytic transglycosylase RlpA family protein, coding for MVIAFVMIDSKNVNKWIVMLFSLFLTACSPKVTETGKASYYADNFEGRKTASGEKYSAVKFTAAHKTLPFGTKIKVKNLINGKTVKVVVNDRGPFVAGRIVDLSGVAANQLGLKSAGTARVEIKYKKIKK
- a CDS encoding tetratricopeptide repeat protein, translated to MNTPRLLFCFLLIIFSNSSALAQDDLTKYVNRLKKSQTVRGEETAFMTAGSSFMYGWENYELKKYEEASWKFEDAMNKQSDNAFATYMYAISLIKQNDTYKTQKAQAFLQKAFNLNPSLKDCYNKEFPATAPKPADTLSPKNDSKDGLDAYIERMKYSKATGGEETRFLTPGNNIIGGIEYFEGGNYHSAQTQFELAVNADGQTGFSNYLLAISMIAQGKTNEAKPYLNKAFSLNPHLKNRYGTDADIAQKKHVAYRAKRDKETFGNIKPFTKTKETGGGVLIFGKYACTQTVYNGNYNAQAGAPTFSNIYKGNFELKADGTYRWLDNGETGRYNYNKQTGEIKWLSGYFATLKPQSSIFQPASTGSQITVNFSNSYRWECGCNKK
- a CDS encoding DNA recombination protein RmuC, with translation MDIISLLTGTLIGSLAAYSISIIISSKKYQKIALEKTKLEERARLLAEENSRSSAQHSEDRSRLVRELDEEREAAQQTRIELVALRENVKSQQLRVDDQKAEIQDMHKKLTIQFENIAGKLLEEKSVKFTEQNKLNLDLLLNPLKEKISDFEKKVEKTYDQELRDKISLKEEVKKLFELNQKISEEANNLARALKTDTKKQGNWGEFILERVLERSGLIKGENYTIQSHEMTLVGADGNRYIPDVIVHLPENKHLVIDSKVSLLAYEQWTNTENEEDREKFGRSHVGSIRNHIIDLSNKNYHQLNGLNAPEFVLMFVPIESSFSMAVQTDQDLFGYAWDKKVVIVSPSTLLATLRTVASVWKQEKQNRNVMEIARLSGEMYDKFVGFIGDMEQIDKNLHQSRNAFDKAVNKLSTGRGSLITTAEKVKSLGAKASKQLDAKHLDAQP